Genomic window (Magnolia sinica isolate HGM2019 chromosome 10, MsV1, whole genome shotgun sequence):
AATTGGCACATGAGCCTTGGAATATTTGCTTAAAGAAACTGAGATACAGACAATTGCTGGATAGAAGCATTGAACTTTCTCTAATTTTGCTGGAACTCGTCTGCTTTGCTTGTTTGAAAGTGGTAACAATGGACCCCTCAATCATGAAGCTTCTTGAGGACGATGAGGTTAATGATCTTGCAATGTTCTTTCTTATTTTTACTTGTCATTTTTTACACCTGCCCTTATCTCTTCTCATGCATTACCCATTTTGGGATTTCAAACAGGATGAAAGCACATACTCTGGGGCAGATGTGGATGCATTTACAGCTGCCTTAAACAGAGACATAggaggggacacatcaaattctCAGCTTGCTGATTCAGATTCTGGTAAGATTGCATGTTTTCTCTCTGTCTTTATGCACTTAGCGTGCATTTTTCGGTGCACTATAAAATAGTATTGCAGTTATTTGTCTAATAAAATGGATAAACCAAATTGTAATTTTCCTTTGTTTGCATTCATACTGGTGAGGATACGGGGTCCTAATTgcaattgcattactttcaagttggacattAAAGTTATGTAAATGCAAATTGAGGGCTTGCTCATTGCATACACTAGGAAATTGTTCTTGCCACATACATTGATGACATTATCCTTACCGGGGAGAGTGAAGGTGAGACATTCCAAGTGAAGTGTTTTATAGCATTTGAGATTAAGGATCTTGGATCACTCAAGTATATCAGTTGGAATATGAAGATGCCATGTGGTGACCAATTGTAGAAAGAATGTTAGTTTTCTCAATTTCTTCTTAATTAAACTGAATGTTAGATATATAATTTGCTTGTTCATCAAAATGCATCTGTATGTATCTAATTCTGTTTGGGCCTCCTCTCTAAGGGTTAATCATATAGCAACCTTGATTGCGTGGCATTAGTAATTTGCTACACAGGACCGAAACGAACAGGGGCTTTTGTTTTTGGGGAGCTAAACTGTATGATTTTGTGATCTAATTAATTTAAAAACTGAGCTGTAGGATAAACTCAGCTGTTGTTGTGTGGCCATATTTATTTAGGGATttcacttggtttttttttttctttcctgctTGCAATTATTTTGCATTGGTTTCCATTAATAATCTTCTTGCATGCATATTTCCTGTATTTGgtacagtgttttaaatagctattaCGCTACGAGACTCAataaaatagcttaagtcacatgtagcctgcgctacatgataatttgcatatgctgcacgctacgtagctcacattacaagttattttttcaCTACAATATTAAAATCATTTAATGTTTTCAAACATTtgttacatttttaaaaaaaatagaaatttgttaatcttttcaatgcttttagtaaaataatataagtaacaatattaaatcagtttcgttgctctttctttacctttatacttaattattgccctttcctattactatAGGCTTTGTTTGATTGgaccaaatatcatgatttttTGTAAATTTCATTATTCATCAGCCTAATTTGGtggaaaatatcatgaaattggtacaACCAAGCACGACCTTCATTAAAAgtctagaagtagcatgtagcttacgcctcatgcTTCAAAGGGGTGAACGCTCACCTATACGCTatacactatttaaaacactggtataATGTCATGTTATCCTGTATGGTTTCTATTAGCAAAAATGTTCTGCTATTGTCTTTACGTTATCAAGATTTGCTGATTCTTCTTTATGACATGGGCCTGGCCCGCCTTTTGCCTACTCCATAGGCATGTTGGCCCATGGAAGCAACCCAACAGCTAATCAGTTAATCGGACCACAGCAAACTTCCAATCAAGAAGAAAATCTAACTCACCAACATCACCCAAAGGAAGAACATCATCATTTGCCACCACAGGGGCAACATACATCTGAAACGGAGCAGATTCCACATGGGTCTACAGCCGAGAACCAGCACCAACAAAATGTTCACTCAACGGAAAACGATCAGCTGCCATTGCAGCAGAAACAGTCCCAGGACGATCAGCAACATCGTCAGACAGAACAAAATAATAATGTACAGATTTCTGAACAAATTCCTGTTCAGCGCCTAGAACAGGATAAGTTTCAGCAGTCCGAGATCCAACACCAACTTTCGAAACTACCACAGTTGAATAAACCGGCACAAGCAGCAGATAGAGCAAATAATCCAATGGTGCAGAACAGGTCACCTATTAACATATCAATAGGCATGTTGATTCCAGTCTTATGTTCTCACCTTGACAAAGATAGAGCTATGCAGCTTCAAACAATTTTTACCAAATTGAGGGTAAGTTTTTAACCTAGACAGTGCTTGAATTCTGTCTTGGTGATCCAAAGACAGTAAATGTTGCATGCAGACGATATTTGGACCATGGATTAGGTGGGTCTTATGATGGAGGGTTCTTAGCTCGAAAATGAGCAGAAAAGGCAAACGTTAGAAACAGTCTTCAGTTAAGGGACAATACTCTGCTATTCGATAGGTTATGACTGTCCTTTAAGTGTGGTTGAGTTGTGGATCAtccactgtagggcccacctgatggacagtctGGTTCTTGTACACTTGTGGCGAGTGCACAATTCTTCGATGTCTGATACAGAACTCTGTGTGCATGATGAATACACAATACTTCCACATGTTTATTTATCATATACATACGCCATACTAAATGTCCAAAAATGAACTGATTAGTTTCTTTATGAGGTTGGCCTGTTCGTGGCTTATCCGGAATGTGCACTTCCAACATTTTTGTGACCAGCAAAACGAAGTCGGCAAAGAGGACTTTCTGAGAGTCGTAAGAAATATTGTGGGGGACCAGATGCTCAGACAGGCAGCTGACCAAGTACAGATGCAGGTAAGTAGATTGTGGAACTACTGTAAACTTACGTACTTAGTAAGTCCTGATGTATCCGGACACTTGTGTACTTCTAATCAGTCCTGATAGGTCATTCAGTCTCCTACTTTTTAATCTGTccgtacaagtgggcccatggcttagTGCACTTCGGCCAGTGGCCTTCTAATAGATGGTTACATGACAACACTGGCCTGGGAAATGATCAAATATCTGTTGGCTAGGATTTTTGAATCTGGAATACAAATGGGGCACCCTCCATCTGCGATGGGCACCTCAGTTCAACATTCTGGATCATTGACCATGGCTCCACATGTTTGGATTGGGATCAACATGGAACTATACATGCCCTGATGCATAGTTCCTCTTATAATGAACTTACTAAAGTTAGCACTTCCTTGTTTAGTATAAACAAAAGCTTCAAGCCGAAGCTGCGCAGAACTCACAGACGAATCGTCACCAATATCAGTTACGGTCTAAAGCTTCTCCCCAGCAGCAGACCACACCATCTTCTAGTTCTCAACAGTTCATCAAACCCCAATCATTTCCTACCCAACATCAGAACCAGTCTCAGATTCCATCTTCAGCAGTCCCTATTAAGACGGAAGCATGCTTTCCAATCCCAGAGAACAGTGGCCAGAAGTCTAGAGAGATGGAACATCAGATACCTTCTGCCAACATGAAAGCAGTTAGTCAGGAAAGAGACCTTTCTGCAGTTTCACTACAAGCCATTAACAAGCAGCCGCAGCAGCCGCAACAATTGCATCTTCCGCCAACATCTTTTCCAATGTATGGGGGAGCGATCAGTAACTTTAGTTCACATGCATATTCTGGGCCATCTGTCAGTTCTGCTGCAACTTCTATTAAAACCCAAAATCAAGATTCACAAATGAGGAAGGTCCCACATCTCCAAGGCATGGTTTCAACTCAACCTGGGGCTACTCAGCCCATGAACCTAATGAACATGCCCAAGTATGAGCAACAAAATACAATGAATGACCCCAAGAGGCTGCACAGTGGACCTATTTCTCATTTGACAGGCCATTCAGGATTGCAGCAGAATCCAATGGTGTGGCAATCGTCATTCAACAAAGAGCAGCAAAGTAGCGGTTTATCTTCAATGCCTTTTCAAAGACAGGAAACAGCTGATCACATGGCTAATCAGCAGCACAAGACTCAATTGTCAGCTCCTCTGAGCTCATCTTCTTTTGGCATGGGACGGATGGACCAAGTTAACCCTGGTCCCGGCCCTCCCAAGGATGAAAATATTGAGAAGCAGCCGGGTAGAATGGGTTTTCCTACCGCTTCAAGCATGATAATGAAGCATCCGATTTCAAGTTCTATGGCAACACAACTGGAACCAACTCAGGTATTCTTTAACAATCTATACTTAGATTGCACATACAAAACTTAGATTGGTTACATTGGGAGGGCATTTGTTGATTGAAGTCTATTTTCATACAAGGACTAGGAACTTCGATATGTCAAAAGAATTAAGTGGGCAGTTCTATTAATTATATTCATCGAAATTTGAAAGAAAGTCTATTTTCATCAGAAGACATTTGCTTTTAAAGCTGTTTAGTTGGCTTCTTTACAAGTTGTTCTTGAAtaggattgagagagagaggggactgGAATCCTCTCACACCCATAACCTCTCTGTTTTATAATTAGGACTTCAATAATAAAAGCAAAAGTACAAAAATGCCTCTCCATACTTAAGCTATTACAGAATCAAAGCCCATGGACCTAAACTCTATCTTAACACATTTCAGCCCAATAATAATGAGAAACAACACGGGATCATCGCAGTCCACCAATGCTAGTAAATCCATGATGGCCACTTTATTCAAACCTGGGAAATCTGAGCACTGAGGCTTCTTCTGTCGGACAATCAGAGATGAGAATGGCACTTCATATTTTTATATACACAATCTGGGAAATGGCAAGGTATGAAGGAAGCCCCCACTAGTCACGTTTGGCATTATGGCACTCCCCTGAAGATAGTGGCTTTTGGTTCACTAGCAAGCAGGAATAGAATCGTGACTGTCGATAACCTCCAAAGGAGAGCTATGACCATCTCAAATATTTGTCTTATGTGCATGCCTTTGGCTGAATCTGTGAATCATCTCCTTAACCAGTGTCCTTTCGCCTCTTCATTGTGGTCGGTCGTCCTTAGGGGCTTCAACCTTGCTTGGTCCATGCCTTTTGACATTGGGGACCTCCAAATGGTGCGGCACAGCGTGTCTTTTCGAAAGGATCACAGACCTGACGGTGCCTTTCTCTCTTGGCAGTATTATGGTCGATTTGGGGGGAGAAAAACAATAGATGTTTTTGTAACGAGAGTACCGGGTTGGTGCAGGTAGCTTGTATTGCCTCTTCTCTTGTTAAGGAGTGGGCTGTAAACCTGGGGTACTCGTGATTTGTTATTTGTTTTGTTCTTCCTGTTTGTTGTTTTGGTGCTATCTCAGCGCCTTCTTTCAATCAAAGTTCtctgttgcctttcaaaaaaaacagAGCCGGGACACTATAGGATCAGAGTTCCCAGGTGCACAAAACTCATTTGGGCCAACTCTGAGATGATAAATAAGAGGACCCAAGATTGTTCATATGGCTAGGGAGTAAGGACTTGGATCGTTTTGTCAAATAACCAATGTGAGACTAAACACACAATACAACAAAATACCATAAACATAACTCAATACATGAACAACATAAAGATACGATTTCAAACATGAACACAACAAACAAACTTAGAAGGttgttgattattattatttttttataacaacTCGGGCATCAACATAGTTGAGTTGGGAAAACTGAAGTGAGCTGTGAAAGCCTTGGGATTTGAAACTGAGCTGAAGTATCAACTGAGTTCAATGAACATGCCAAATTTTGGGTTTAGTGGTTGgctcattgattttttttaactCTCTCCAGATATTATTAGAATTATAGAAATACATGTCTAGATATTGGGTGAAAACACTGGTATGCCTGGATAATTATGCATTCATCTAAGCCTTCATTGTATCTCTATAACCAGACATACAGATTAGTTGAGTTTTTAGAAGAAGCCCAGAAATGATCACAAGTATGCCTGGATATCTAAATTCTTTCATGCCTAGATATGCTTGGGCATGGACTCTGGTAATGTTAGTTTGGAATTTGACGTGGAtatcaaatattcaaaataaaccatgcagcagcagcagcacaaATACTTCGGCTCACTAACATTGGCCAGCTATCATAAATTCAAGAAAGCAAGGGGAGTTTAGGCTGATAAAGTTGTCTTGGGCCCTATGTATTGGTCATATTTCTTATGATtaaaataatcatcatcatctttgccttatcccaactaattgctGTCGGCTACACAAATCATactccaccattccactctatcaaggaccatatccttagtTATTCACAAGGCTTTTATACTACTTCCACCCACGTCACATCAAAAGTAAAGTTTAATATCACAGTATTACATGCTTATCATTTtggatttacctttttttttttttttttcagtttttttatgAATTATCATCATCCTTGACTACTCTCAACTAACATCATTTCTTTGGTTTTGTATAATTAGACACGGTCTCAGATCCCATCTGCAACCACACCGGCTGGGTCTGGATCTAATGCAAGGACACCTCCTAAGAAATCATCCGTTGGTCAGAAGAAACCACTTGAAGCACTTGGCACTCCCTCACCCCTTTCAAGGTGAAATTCATACTTTCAGCAGGTGCAGCTTGATGATATTCCTACTTGTTTCAGTGTTGACTCTTGTTTCGTACTCACAATCAAGAGCCCTTCTAAGTGCACTTTTCTGGTACACCCTGCCCACATGTGCTAACTTGGCATACTTATGCAAGATCcaagctgctcatcaggtgggacccctACCGTATAGATCCTAGCCTGAAAATCAGACGAGTCTGCTTATCGGGTGTGCCACTTTTACAgaagaaatgaatggttagaaggAATTGACCAGCAGTCCATATTCAGCATCCCTTGTGACCCAACTGATGACAGACCAAGCCTAGATTTGACAGACCAGGCCTAGAGTTTTGACACAGGCATCTACACATTGGAGCCTGCCTGATGAGAGGCTTAGATGTTGCACATGTGCCAAGTTGTCACATGTGATCTCTGATTACCAGATAAGTGCAATCAAGCGAGTGCATTTCACATTTCTCGCATTTATTTGGTTGAAAAGGATCCAATGGTCTTGCTCATATCTAAGTTAGTTATCAAGAGCTCCAACTTTCTACATGCCATTGTGTGCCATCACAGCCGTTACGGGGCCATAATGActattacgtaaaggtaatggtggcaaccgttacacgttatggggttcCTGTATtgttaccattacagaataccttggtaCATACAGCGCACATGTACAATATCTGGGACACGTTCATTTGATGTCATACCATGAATGGGTTGCAAGTGATAAAACATACTGGTGGCCCGGATGATCCTAGTCAGTGTTGAAGGATTATGATGATAAGCTGTGGACGGCGAGCAAAAAAGAATAGAACTCCAACCAAGAGTTGACATCATAGTGGGTTGATTTCCTCCAAGCGGTAGCTAGAATCATCTGACCATTGTGCTTTTTGGGTTATGCCCCATATCCTTTGTTGGGCCCAacagattaatggtgtggatcttgTGGATGTGCCACTTGTTCAGAATTAGAGTGCTTGATGACTATTTGGTATTAGTGTTTAGCACCGGATCCTTTCACTTATTTGCATTTAGTAAAGCTTTTTGTCTAACTAGTCTGTGTGATGCCACAGTAAGAAACAAAAGGCATCATCTGGTGCTCTTCTGGATCAAAGCATCGAACAACTCAATGATGTTACTGCTGTCAGTGGAGTTAACCTGAAGGTATGTATTATTTTAGATGCCATATGAAGTGTTCACTCGCTGTATACATCTACATTTAGgtcaattcaaaatttttagatcTCTAGCAAAATCAATGTACCAGGTTAATTTCAAAACTCATGGTGCTATTGATCTTCTGTTTTGAAACAGGAAGAGGAAGAACAGCTCTTGTCTGCACCAAAGGAGGAAAGTCGAGCTTCAGAGGCCAGTCGAAGGGTTGTACAAGAGGAGGAAGAAAGGCTGATTTTGCAGAAGGGCCCTCTTCAAAAGAAAATAGCAGAAATCAGTTATAATCTCTTCTTCTTGAACAATTGTGCTTTCCATCTTGTTAGAGATTTTTCTCTAACTCTAGGTGCTATCAGGCAAGCTGCACCTCAGTAAAGTGCAGCAACTCATGTATAAATACATGGTTATACATGAACATAcattctggaccatccaaatagtgggcccgATTGTGTATGGAGCCTAGCCTGAAAATCAGACTGACTGGGCAATCTTAACTGTTGGATTTTACTCCGTCAGTTATGACCACTGACTATTTACTTTTTATCTGTCTTTTGATGACCATTTTAGTGGTTATGATtatctgattggtgtgattttcatTCCATACTCcttccacaatggggcccatgatttggatgatgcTGATTGATGTGCATGCTACATGTTCGTCTGGATGTTTCTGTGCCTGAATGGAGCTGTAGGTTGCCTGATTTTACATTCTCTCAGAAATAAAAGGAGAAAATCAGTGTCATGCTTGAATAGGTTGACTTCTGTTGTCCGTGGCAGTGTCCAAATGTGGTGTCAAGAGTATAGGTAATGATGTGGAGCGTTGCCTTTCATTGGTGAGATACTAGCACCAGGCTTCCTCTTTTTCCATGGTGATTTTGGTTAGACACGTTTTCATGGAACTGAATTTACAGTGTGTGGAGGAGCGAATGCGTGGGTTGATAGGTAATCTGATAAGAATATCAAAACAggtacaaataaacattatagatatatcattcacattgtttctttctttttcttttcctttatccttttctttttcttctgggGAATGGAAATATATATCACACTACTTAGAGCTGTTTATTATCTGATATTCCTGATTTCAATTGAAACTGTTTGTAGAGGGTTGATGTTGAAAAGCCAAGACACCGGATTTTTATCACCTCAGATGTTCGACGGCAAATTCTGATGATGAATCGGAAGGCTAAGGAAGATTGGGACAAAAAGCAGGCTGAAGAAGCTGAAAAGCTCCGAAAAAATAACGAAGTGGGTATCTCAAGGATCATGTTATTCTTTAAGAAGATTTGTCATTCTATTGCATTGAAGTTCTCAAATCACAAGCAGGCTTTCCGTATGTTCATGCTTTCATTTTCTCCTCATATGTGTGCCTCAGCTCAACAAGCTTTACAGATCTCCCTccccccctccctctctctctctctcttagtagaagaagaagaagaatatgtcATCTATTTGTTACTGCCCTCATACAGGGATGATAATTTTGCTTACCCTTCATCTTTTTTATAGGTAACTAGAATATTCTGAAAGAAAATGCCTTTTTTTCTCCAATTTTACACACAACATTTAAGTAGGAAGGTAGTGTGTtggccaaaaaataaataaaaatcaattggGAAATGCTTAAACACTCACCCAGTAACTATAGCTCTAATCAAGTAAAATGTTTGACCAAGGGGATATCGTGCCAATCGATCTTCTAAACTGCTTGTATTGGCTTGTTCACCATTCAGTTTTTTTGTGCCATTTGAACTGGATGAAGTGACCTAACTAGTGACCATCTTTTTTgggtattttatttttacatgaatCTTTTCTTACTTCTCTAATATATTATGGGACGGTAAGTTGTTTATTCTTCTTTATAATCCAAAGTGGCAATTCTGGGAATCATATCAAATATCTAAATGGCAATGCATGGTGTTGTTCATACGGTCATCCTAGAGGCTTGCATGTATGGCCATACGGTCGCACGTGTGGGTCGTTGGCTAGGGTTTTAGGGTCCTAAATGGTTGGGTtcggttggggttgaagttggacgatgaaaagttgaagaaaaaagatgatttggatgattttgGATAGGAATGAAAGAAGAGATATGGAGTTTTTGGGAAAATACATCTTTATGGATAGGaatgaagagagaaggaagatgatagatgcAAGCCTCGCACCTCCACTGAATGGGAAATGGAATCACATCACACCTAAGCTCCAAATCACACGGAATATTCTTCAAATcatatgaagaagagaaaacatagtttttttttttttctttcttcaaaataatggcattagggctccACACACCCccatttctcttttatagtctcgGAAAAGATTTTTTACAAAAAGATACTctaagataagattctcaacataaagacgcttaataaattaaaagttgttccttcctccctaatctcaacacaaatataaactatactaaaaataatgaagtatgtaaacaatctaaacaactaaactattttgtggcccaaggGGTTCCATGATCAACATatccgatgatgatgatccaatggtccaatcattgtgtctacttgatccaacggtccgatgtgtccatcaagctcctatatgcagcccacgtgcatcttcctagtgtgagGTCTTtaaagatgcatgaacatgatcgTGGGGTCTTCAACGTAGCTAGGAacgtgaattgggccaagtgggcctcatgtaatggtcgtctagccataaggagactggctcagcCCTCCTTCGGTATGGTGTCCTCATAAAAAAACTTGGCCAAGTTCTTTTCAACGATCCATTTGTTTCGTTTACTTGAGACCAGGACATCCGTAAAAAGTGGGATCTAACTGATGGACACCTTGGATCCCACACTTATATTGCATCTAGCACATGTGTTGACGACACAACAAAACTTCACTGTATGATCCTTGTCCTCATCTCATCATAACACCAGTAGAAATGTGATGTAGTCACCTTCCCAATTTTCAAATCCTTGGTATCGGTAGAGTACCTGTGCTTCCATTTCTAAATTAGTAAGCAATCTTGATAGGGACAtcacacgcgcgcgcacacacccCCCACCCCACacgcacgtatgcaaggaggaggagggccccaccatcgatctggatcgatgacaacgtccagggagggcctcctagttataGTGCTGCATTTttgttcgttggagtggaccggATAGTCGTGTGAATCCCACCAcgagttctcatgatcgtggcccactgttctaattaatctagtactttgagtttttcttattattgttattaagaatctcatggacggtttaaattgctttgataaattgttattttttattacttcgtctccaagtaataggttgtgcatgtggctcgagttttggggtatagggttttattataaataggcaccccttgtagtctttttttctcattgaagattaataaaatttctgcgtttttgTGCTCCTCTAAATTCCTGAGTTGTGGaaattcaattgggtgtgaaaccctcccttcctcgaagggctgattaccgtggtgtgaagccacacctatctcgattcgcccccaccttctaccatccatatttctcctcctacaatcatTTACGCTTCAAATTCATCatctattgcagccgtttttctctttacaacagattttcaaaatctggccctacaggagggctgaaacttcggcggagcactacgcaaaGATCGTGCATCGgatcaggctgaaatttggaggtttcgTGGCCCACCCCTGGTTGACCAGGGCCAAGCTGGCTGTTTTTCgatttatgggccccacacacatgcgggacACCTCCAGCGCACGTGCGTCTGAGCCTTCACCGCCGTCCATGCGTACGGTgtttctctggttcgtctctctcctctctttcaccccaaatccctaaccctaaccctaaatcactcaaatctccaattttatgccattTCTTCTACCTTAGGGTTCCACGAACTGAAATCTATGAATCCCTTGAATTggagaattatttctgtgcatgtgtggatgaatttatcctcctttgattattgtttggtgtataattttgattgatccaaccctagATTGTGTAGGCCTGGGcttgcatagattccccttgattgaatgcttgaacttttgtgtgggatatggaattttgcgTAATCGTTTCTAAACtaatgtgatctaaagcctgaaaatcttgcacatcatatttgaatttcatgtcctgcataaaaataacaattaatcaaagcaatctaaaccgttcatgagattcctaataacaataataaataaaaccCATTCTGTCGTCTACGTGATCATGCAAATTCAACATTTCCTCTCTGAGTGGGCCTGCTTTTCACCAAACTTCAGCTACCCTTCCCTTCTCACCGGCATCCATCTCAATGCCATGTAGATGCGTTTGTTTTTCCTCCTTTTCTGTTgggctttcttttgtttttgtga
Coding sequences:
- the LOC131257804 gene encoding transcription initiation factor TFIID subunit 4b-like isoform X1, which codes for MDPSIMKLLEDDEDESTYSGADVDAFTAALNRDIGGDTSNSQLADSDSGMLAHGSNPTANQLIGPQQTSNQEENLTHQHHPKEEHHHLPPQGQHTSETEQIPHGSTAENQHQQNVHSTENDQLPLQQKQSQDDQQHRQTEQNNNVQISEQIPVQRLEQDKFQQSEIQHQLSKLPQLNKPAQAADRANNPMVQNRSPINISIGMLIPVLCSHLDKDRAMQLQTIFTKLRQNEVGKEDFLRVVRNIVGDQMLRQAADQVQMQYKQKLQAEAAQNSQTNRHQYQLRSKASPQQQTTPSSSSQQFIKPQSFPTQHQNQSQIPSSAVPIKTEACFPIPENSGQKSREMEHQIPSANMKAVSQERDLSAVSLQAINKQPQQPQQLHLPPTSFPMYGGAISNFSSHAYSGPSVSSAATSIKTQNQDSQMRKVPHLQGMVSTQPGATQPMNLMNMPKYEQQNTMNDPKRLHSGPISHLTGHSGLQQNPMVWQSSFNKEQQSSGLSSMPFQRQETADHMANQQHKTQLSAPLSSSSFGMGRMDQVNPGPGPPKDENIEKQPGRMGFPTASSMIMKHPISSSMATQLEPTQTRSQIPSATTPAGSGSNARTPPKKSSVGQKKPLEALGTPSPLSSKKQKASSGALLDQSIEQLNDVTAVSGVNLKEEEEQLLSAPKEESRASEASRRVVQEEEERLILQKGPLQKKIAEIMSKCGVKSIGNDVERCLSLCVEERMRGLIGNLIRISKQRVDVEKPRHRIFITSDVRRQILMMNRKAKEDWDKKQAEEAEKLRKNNETEGNLGAEVDKDKDKDKDEGRLKAPKPNKEEDDKMRTTAANVAARAAVGGDDMLSKWQLMAEQARLKREGIQDGASSGSPGKDPSRRPLSASGKTSRDNQEVENKGPSAGSVSGAIRKFGRNQVIMPQTKVARSISIKDVVAVLEREPQMSRSTLIYRLYERMHGNAVPE
- the LOC131257804 gene encoding transcription initiation factor TFIID subunit 4b-like isoform X3; translated protein: MDPSIMKLLEDDEDESTYSGADVDAFTAALNRDIGGDTSNSQLADSDSGMLAHGSNPTANQLIGPQQTSNQEENLTHQHHPKEEHHHLPPQGQHTSETEQIPHGSTAENQHQQNVHSTENDQLPLQQKQSQDDQQHRQTEQNNNVQISEQIPVQRLEQDKFQQSEIQHQLSKLPQLNKPAQAADRANNPMVQNRSPINISIGMLIPVLCSHLDKDRAMQLQTIFTKLRQNEVGKEDFLRVVRNIVGDQMLRQAADQVQMQYKQKLQAEAAQNSQTNRHQYQLRSKASPQQQTTPSSSSQQFIKPQSFPTQHQNQSQIPSSAVPIKTEACFPIPENSGQKSREMEHQIPSANMKAVSQERDLSAVSLQAINKQPQQPQQLHLPPTSFPMYGGAISNFSSHAYSGPSVSSAATSIKTQNQDSQMRKVPHLQGMVSTQPGATQPMNLMNMPKYEQQNTMNDPKRLHSGPISHLTGHSGLQQNPMVWQSSFNKEQQSSGLSSMPFQRQETADHMANQQHKTQLSAPLSSSSFGMGRMDQVNPGPGPPKDENIEKQPGRMGFPTASSMIMKHPISSSMATQLEPTQTRSQIPSATTPAGSGSNARTPPKKSSVGQKKPLEALGTPSPLSSKKQKASSGALLDQSIEQLNDVTAVSGVNLKEEEEQLLSAPKEESRASEASRRVVQEEEERLILQKGPLQKKIAEIMSKCGVKSIGNDVERCLSLCVEERMRGLIGNLIRISKQRVDVEKPRHRIFITSDVRRQILMMNRKAKEDWDKKQAEEAEKLRKNNETEGNLGAEVDKDKDKDKDEGRLKAPKIVGADSTLLFFFFSKH
- the LOC131257804 gene encoding transcription initiation factor TFIID subunit 4b-like isoform X5; translation: MDPSIMKLLEDDEDESTYSGADVDAFTAALNRDIGGDTSNSQLADSDSGMLAHGSNPTANQLIGPQQTSNQEENLTHQHHPKEEHHHLPPQGQHTSETEQIPHGSTAENQHQQNVHSTENDQLPLQQKQSQDDQQHRQTEQNNNVQISEQIPVQRLEQDKFQQSEIQHQLSKLPQLNKPAQAADRANNPMVQNRSPINISIGMLIPVLCSHLDKDRAMQLQTIFTKLRQNEVGKEDFLRVVRNIVGDQMLRQAADQVQMQTRSQIPSATTPAGSGSNARTPPKKSSVGQKKPLEALGTPSPLSSKKQKASSGALLDQSIEQLNDVTAVSGVNLKEEEEQLLSAPKEESRASEASRRVVQEEEERLILQKGPLQKKIAEIMSKCGVKSIGNDVERCLSLCVEERMRGLIGNLIRISKQRVDVEKPRHRIFITSDVRRQILMMNRKAKEDWDKKQAEEAEKLRKNNETEGNLGAEVDKDKDKDKDEGRLKAPKPNKEEDDKMRTTAANVAARAAVGGDDMLSKWQLMAEQARLKREGIQDGASSGSPGKDPSRRPLSASGKTSRDNQEVENKGPSAGSVSGAIRKFGRNQVIMPQTKVARSISIKDVVAVLEREPQMSRSTLIYRLYERMHGNAVPE